A portion of the Campylobacter concisus ATCC 51562 genome contains these proteins:
- a CDS encoding dynamin family protein codes for MDEFLNHAWHLNKIYANTDASVPFYPDLLALLLSCDEKNLDEFMALAEFRTILKKLGVGLDIFSIQSAQLATLKALNEAKISSDELVTRLQKLRDEKIIGHEKFDFLIKFISKNSNQNKAKISNVKPKDHFHKSLDFLNEINEKASMLDEDKEFLLALKNAKKRSNETLFNIAVSGVINSGKSTLLNALLNKSVLGTSNVPETINLTILKHASNSHAKVNFYSQDELEKLGLSSENLPASSVEISLDEIKNYTSSSSKTANLVKSVELYDDLELLRDNVCIIDTPGIDDAIVLREQITTNFMKECDLLAHLMNASQSATQKDALFLKKCLENSHIVRVAIVLTHADELDAKDINETLNYAKKAIGEQINDIKIDYFALSAKAYLDGALNSGVPEFKEYLYDVLFGKDSKKSALILSSYQKELQNILKTKLEAAKAEILELKAFGLELEALQNEQANIKNSLNENFTKLERLLESELKKLDDKNAKDIYKMGLEALLQNLNEKIKSEIAYCKNKRENLNLKRLTQIAKTTLCDGVAALMREARNETLVQTKSCEQNIALSFDGFKVSENKIFSINDFLKQMGVELDFSELLDELEAKILSKNEPDEALLSLRQNLLNNKSISQFCETLTEHEKKLLKERVKIYEMSQKEALNQRLLVLNEKLNELNLQNQSSISKLKQKTSLQDEIYSLLEDIKNV; via the coding sequence ATGGACGAGTTTTTAAATCACGCTTGGCATTTAAATAAAATTTACGCCAATACCGATGCAAGCGTACCTTTTTACCCGGATCTACTGGCACTTCTTTTATCTTGCGATGAGAAAAATTTAGATGAGTTTATGGCTCTTGCCGAGTTTAGAACTATCTTAAAAAAGCTAGGCGTTGGACTTGATATCTTTAGCATACAAAGTGCTCAGCTAGCCACGCTAAAAGCGCTAAATGAGGCAAAAATTTCAAGCGATGAACTTGTAACCCGCTTACAAAAGCTACGTGATGAAAAGATAATTGGCCATGAAAAATTTGATTTTTTAATAAAATTTATAAGCAAAAACTCAAATCAAAATAAAGCAAAAATTTCTAATGTAAAGCCAAAAGATCACTTTCACAAGAGCTTGGATTTTCTAAATGAGATAAATGAAAAAGCAAGCATGCTTGATGAAGATAAAGAATTTTTACTAGCTTTGAAAAATGCCAAGAAAAGATCAAATGAAACGCTTTTTAATATCGCAGTAAGTGGCGTCATAAACTCTGGCAAATCAACGCTTTTAAATGCGCTTTTAAATAAATCCGTCCTTGGCACTTCAAATGTACCTGAGACCATAAATTTAACCATCTTAAAGCACGCATCAAATAGCCATGCAAAGGTAAATTTTTATAGCCAAGACGAGCTAGAAAAGCTTGGACTTTCAAGCGAAAATTTACCAGCTAGTAGCGTAGAGATCAGCCTAGATGAGATCAAAAACTATACATCTTCAAGCTCAAAAACAGCAAATCTCGTAAAAAGCGTTGAGCTTTATGATGACTTGGAGCTTTTAAGAGATAATGTCTGCATTATAGACACTCCGGGCATAGACGATGCGATCGTTTTAAGAGAGCAAATAACTACAAATTTTATGAAAGAGTGCGACCTTTTAGCACATCTCATGAATGCCTCACAAAGTGCAACGCAAAAAGACGCACTATTTTTGAAAAAATGCCTTGAAAACTCGCACATCGTAAGAGTTGCTATCGTGCTAACTCACGCTGATGAGTTAGACGCAAAGGATATTAATGAAACGCTTAACTACGCAAAAAAGGCGATTGGCGAGCAGATAAATGACATTAAGATAGATTATTTTGCCCTTAGTGCAAAGGCTTATCTTGATGGTGCTTTAAATAGTGGCGTGCCGGAGTTTAAAGAGTATCTTTACGATGTGCTTTTTGGTAAAGACTCTAAAAAATCAGCTCTCATTTTAAGCTCATATCAAAAAGAATTGCAAAATATTTTAAAAACAAAACTCGAAGCCGCAAAGGCTGAAATTTTAGAGCTTAAAGCATTTGGTTTAGAGCTAGAAGCTTTGCAAAACGAGCAAGCAAATATCAAAAATTCTCTTAATGAAAATTTCACAAAACTTGAAAGGCTTTTAGAAAGCGAGCTAAAAAAACTAGATGATAAAAATGCAAAAGATATCTATAAAATGGGACTTGAAGCATTACTTCAAAATCTAAACGAAAAGATTAAAAGTGAGATCGCTTACTGCAAAAATAAAAGAGAAAATTTAAACCTAAAACGTCTTACACAAATAGCAAAAACTACACTTTGTGACGGAGTTGCGGCACTTATGAGAGAGGCCAGAAATGAAACTTTGGTGCAGACAAAGTCATGCGAGCAAAATATTGCTTTAAGCTTTGATGGCTTTAAGGTAAGTGAAAATAAAATTTTTAGTATAAATGACTTTTTAAAGCAAATGGGCGTGGAGCTTGATTTTAGTGAGCTTTTAGATGAGCTTGAAGCTAAAATTTTAAGCAAAAATGAGCCAGATGAGGCACTTTTGAGTTTAAGACAAAATTTACTTAACAATAAAAGCATATCGCAGTTTTGTGAGACGCTAACAGAACATGAAAAAAAGCTGCTAAAAGAGCGAGTAAAGATTTATGAAATGAGTCAAAAAGAGGCTTTAAACCAAAGGCTTTTAGTGCTCAATGAAAAACTTAATGAGCTAAATTTACAAAATCAAAGCTCAATTTCAAAGCTTAAACAAAAGACCTCCTTGCAAGATGAAATTTACTCACTTTTAGAGGATATTAAAAATGTTTAA
- a CDS encoding dynamin family protein, with amino-acid sequence MFNEFINAYKARYFKVFTNDFKGELARLVNDLNDPSLHISEQIKESLNLLIDTLNEPPLIAVIGQFSSGKSTFLNALLGQDILPSGLTPVTAKAVRLKFAKMPLLSVKFINGSESLLASSDLAELNKLGEQVSGMTLYAPSEILKEINFIDTPGLNSLRDADTKETKNTLKKVSGTIWLSLANNAAKASELESIKEILKANDLKAICLINQKDKLSEEELESLLKHARQTYGELFEDIIAISSKQALLGITNNDKSLLEASNFNEALKAIKEYFLDKSFKENFIKARAKKIVKLLTNEQEKHLEIYDNARLILDEFNGSLDERLDAIKEEFKPKIALRYSQMSEVIKLAADEVFKLLKPFSKTKFNASKTLLNKEIYKRENFEVISLDSDEVFSKLIYEDVVFNKFFKRYKKDLKELENAITSAFNELYKNLEDKFLIYKSRYENYASFDDQVLAYETKSINTYAGRTYENFLREYETAKFKAIQKVSLFFEKLDIKLASNYENALKLAVYFIKQKIEKTLESHLQMNTPLYIPSAKDVYERMLDAFSLYEFEALMCSNSSFLNKILLDIKRDFNEIYTLKIAMLDGLKERVKEQISKIEELCENSLLLR; translated from the coding sequence ATGTTTAATGAGTTTATAAATGCCTACAAAGCGAGATATTTTAAGGTTTTTACAAATGATTTTAAAGGCGAGCTAGCTAGGCTCGTAAATGATCTAAACGATCCTAGCTTGCATATAAGCGAGCAGATAAAAGAGAGCTTAAATTTACTAATAGACACTCTAAATGAGCCACCACTAATAGCTGTTATCGGTCAATTTTCAAGTGGAAAATCAACGTTTTTAAACGCACTTCTTGGTCAAGATATCTTGCCATCAGGACTAACTCCAGTCACCGCAAAAGCTGTGAGGCTAAAATTTGCAAAGATGCCACTTCTAAGCGTGAAATTTATAAATGGTAGCGAAAGCCTACTAGCAAGTAGCGATCTAGCCGAGCTAAATAAGTTAGGCGAGCAAGTTTCTGGTATGACGCTTTATGCGCCAAGTGAAATTTTAAAAGAGATAAATTTCATCGACACTCCTGGCCTAAACTCGCTAAGAGATGCTGATACAAAAGAGACAAAAAATACGCTAAAAAAGGTTAGTGGCACGATATGGCTAAGCCTTGCAAATAACGCCGCAAAGGCAAGCGAGCTTGAAAGTATCAAAGAAATTTTAAAAGCAAATGATCTAAAAGCGATCTGCCTAATCAACCAAAAAGACAAGCTAAGCGAGGAGGAGCTTGAAAGTTTGCTAAAGCACGCTAGGCAAACTTATGGCGAGCTTTTTGAGGATATCATCGCTATCTCATCAAAGCAAGCACTCCTTGGCATCACAAATAATGACAAAAGCTTACTTGAAGCTTCAAATTTTAACGAAGCTCTAAAGGCTATTAAAGAATACTTTTTAGACAAGAGCTTTAAAGAAAATTTCATAAAAGCAAGGGCAAAAAAGATCGTAAAACTCCTAACTAACGAGCAAGAAAAACATCTAGAAATTTATGATAATGCGCGGTTGATTTTAGATGAATTTAATGGCTCATTAGATGAGAGGCTAGATGCGATAAAAGAGGAGTTTAAACCAAAGATCGCTTTAAGATATAGTCAAATGAGTGAAGTCATAAAACTTGCCGCCGATGAGGTATTTAAGCTACTTAAGCCATTTTCAAAGACAAAATTTAACGCTTCAAAGACGCTTTTAAACAAAGAAATTTATAAGCGTGAAAATTTTGAGGTAATAAGTCTTGATAGCGACGAAGTCTTTTCAAAACTTATCTACGAAGATGTAGTTTTTAATAAATTTTTTAAACGCTACAAAAAAGATCTAAAAGAGCTAGAAAATGCAATAACCTCAGCATTTAATGAGCTTTATAAAAATTTAGAGGATAAATTTTTAATATATAAATCTCGCTATGAAAATTACGCTAGCTTTGATGATCAAGTCTTGGCTTATGAAACAAAATCCATAAACACCTATGCCGGACGGACATATGAAAATTTTTTAAGAGAGTATGAAACTGCCAAATTTAAGGCTATACAAAAGGTCTCTTTGTTTTTTGAAAAGCTTGATATAAAGCTAGCCTCAAACTATGAAAACGCACTCAAACTCGCGGTTTATTTTATAAAACAAAAGATAGAAAAGACGCTAGAATCGCATCTGCAGATGAATACGCCACTTTATATTCCAAGTGCAAAAGACGTCTATGAGCGTATGCTTGATGCGTTTAGCCTTTATGAATTTGAAGCTTTAATGTGCTCAAATAGCTCGTTTTTAAATAAAATTTTGCTTGATATAAAAAGAGATTTTAATGAAATTTATACTTTAAAAATAGCAATGCTTGATGGCTTAAAAGAAAGAGTTAAAGAGCAAATTTCAAAGATCGAAGAGCTTTGTGAAAATTCATTATTACTAAGATAA
- a CDS encoding putative quinol monooxygenase has translation MIGFYVNVKLKAGCEAKFEEILKEIVPASRKDKGCISYECGIVAGGKNEYCFMEIWEDLASQKEHMKSAHMVKNAAALEACKESQDVKIVNFVSVKE, from the coding sequence ATGATTGGATTTTATGTAAATGTAAAGTTAAAAGCTGGGTGTGAAGCAAAATTTGAAGAAATTTTAAAAGAGATCGTGCCAGCTTCAAGAAAAGATAAAGGCTGCATAAGCTACGAGTGTGGCATAGTTGCGGGTGGTAAAAACGAATACTGCTTTATGGAAATTTGGGAAGATCTTGCAAGCCAAAAAGAGCATATGAAAAGCGCTCATATGGTGAAAAATGCAGCCGCGCTGGAGGCTTGCAAAGAGAGCCAAGATGTAAAAATAGTAAATTTTGTAAGCGTAAAGGAATAA
- a CDS encoding M16 family metallopeptidase, which produces MRKILLLFCLVMGLFALQNDKDMLNGELKNGLKYYIKENKFPQKTAIFYLVINSGSTDEKDGEQGLAHFLEHMAFNGSRDFSKNELIKQLESLGVKFGADLNAQTSYDQTSYVLTINVNEKNLQDTFKVFSNWIDGVKIDPKELDKERGVIMEEERQRNTPGYRLYLAQVKDIFEGSIYLKRVPIGDMNVIKSVDAKHMQEFYERLYQPRFMSFVAVGDFDKNEIKNLIEKSFSQAKNTNSYIHPEKNISFKSGLNIFNYDSNETGMEIVRLSYFDKFSPVLNEADAKRNLEDALIASLINMLYEQKNANNSSNLSTDFIAQTLQAKQKIYSFETNVLGGDFNASLKDMLGVIKGIKEFGFNKDDFEDVKKAFAANVYAKFKRSKTKKSSAYAGQILNMIENGGFVLSDEDEKELSLKLLNEVTLADVNARFREILAISDERVRIFSKDGFKLSKDEFLKLFAKAPAYNTNLSASNNGKSLGNENLEPKEISSRNFDEKNGIYTYKMQNGSQVIFKPLTTKKDSVLFAAISKGGTSNLTDPKLGSFAVALTNESGVGKFNNYELSKALNGKIVSYEKGIEVLTQGIYGSSSTNDLDSLLAVINLEFNAPRADSHVLERIKQRAKDELSKEQNLPEYKFSTEFSKFFYKNNKRVAPLEMADIDALKLNELKEIIKDKFTNAASYTFVIIGDTDEQRLLPLVKKYIATLPKLGEAENFKDDGVRSIKGQHTFKREYQSTKRSDVGINIINSDAKYSFEGVIRLRALSEILKTALREKIREDKGQTYGFSLNTKLARYPFEHSDMLISFTCDPTNTDKIITEIKQIIASIKSSGAILPKHLEDFKAQSEISIKKDYEKPEFWQKLIISNKIFNTPLYTADEYISAVKAITNDDIKEAAKLYLDEKNMVISINNPK; this is translated from the coding sequence ATGAGAAAAATTTTGTTGCTTTTTTGCCTAGTAATGGGTCTTTTTGCGCTTCAAAACGATAAAGATATGTTAAATGGAGAGCTAAAAAACGGGCTAAAATACTATATCAAAGAGAATAAATTTCCACAAAAAACAGCTATTTTTTATCTTGTTATAAATTCTGGTTCAACTGATGAAAAAGATGGCGAGCAAGGTCTTGCTCACTTTTTGGAGCACATGGCGTTTAATGGCAGCCGTGACTTTAGTAAAAATGAGCTCATTAAACAGCTTGAGAGCCTTGGTGTGAAATTTGGAGCCGATCTAAACGCGCAGACGAGCTACGATCAGACGAGTTATGTCTTAACGATTAATGTAAATGAGAAAAATTTACAAGATACGTTTAAAGTCTTTTCGAATTGGATAGATGGCGTTAAAATCGATCCTAAGGAGCTTGATAAGGAGCGTGGCGTCATAATGGAAGAAGAGCGTCAGAGAAATACGCCAGGATATAGGCTTTATTTGGCTCAAGTAAAGGATATTTTTGAGGGCAGCATCTATCTAAAAAGAGTGCCAATAGGCGATATGAACGTCATCAAAAGCGTAGATGCTAAGCACATGCAAGAATTTTACGAGAGGCTTTATCAGCCAAGATTTATGAGCTTTGTCGCTGTTGGCGACTTTGATAAAAATGAGATAAAAAACTTAATCGAAAAAAGCTTTAGCCAAGCAAAAAATACAAATTCTTACATTCATCCAGAAAAAAATATCAGCTTTAAAAGTGGTTTAAATATTTTTAACTATGACTCAAATGAAACTGGAATGGAGATAGTTAGGCTTAGCTATTTTGATAAATTTAGTCCGGTTTTAAATGAGGCTGACGCAAAGAGAAATCTAGAAGATGCACTTATCGCAAGCCTAATAAATATGCTTTATGAGCAAAAAAATGCAAATAATTCATCAAATTTAAGTACTGATTTTATAGCTCAAACACTTCAAGCAAAGCAGAAAATTTATAGTTTTGAAACAAATGTGCTTGGAGGCGATTTTAACGCAAGCCTTAAAGATATGCTTGGCGTTATAAAAGGCATTAAAGAGTTTGGCTTTAATAAAGATGATTTTGAAGATGTAAAAAAGGCGTTTGCGGCAAATGTATATGCAAAATTTAAACGCTCAAAGACTAAAAAGTCAAGTGCTTACGCAGGACAAATTTTAAATATGATAGAAAATGGTGGCTTTGTGTTAAGCGATGAAGATGAAAAAGAGCTTAGTTTAAAGCTGTTAAACGAGGTTACATTAGCTGACGTGAATGCTAGATTTAGAGAAATTTTGGCCATTTCTGATGAGCGTGTAAGAATTTTTAGCAAAGATGGCTTTAAGCTTAGCAAAGATGAGTTTTTAAAGCTTTTTGCCAAAGCGCCTGCTTATAACACAAACCTATCTGCTAGCAACAACGGCAAGAGCCTAGGCAATGAAAATTTAGAGCCAAAAGAGATAAGCTCAAGAAACTTTGATGAAAAAAATGGAATTTATACCTATAAAATGCAAAATGGCTCGCAAGTTATCTTTAAGCCACTAACTACCAAAAAAGATAGCGTTTTGTTTGCGGCCATCAGCAAAGGAGGCACATCAAATTTGACTGATCCAAAGCTTGGTAGCTTCGCGGTGGCGCTCACAAATGAAAGTGGTGTTGGTAAATTTAATAACTATGAGCTCTCAAAGGCACTAAATGGAAAGATCGTAAGCTATGAAAAGGGCATAGAAGTGCTCACACAGGGCATTTATGGCTCGTCAAGTACAAACGACCTTGACTCGCTGCTAGCTGTTATAAATTTAGAATTTAACGCTCCAAGAGCCGACTCGCACGTGCTTGAGAGGATAAAGCAAAGAGCAAAGGATGAGCTAAGCAAAGAGCAAAATTTGCCTGAATATAAATTTAGTACCGAATTTAGCAAGTTTTTTTATAAAAACAATAAACGTGTCGCGCCGCTTGAGATGGCTGATATCGATGCGTTAAAGCTAAATGAGCTAAAAGAGATCATCAAAGATAAATTTACAAACGCGGCCTCATATACTTTTGTAATCATCGGCGATACCGACGAGCAGAGGCTTTTGCCACTTGTTAAAAAGTATATCGCCACCTTGCCAAAGCTTGGCGAAGCTGAAAATTTTAAAGACGATGGCGTGCGAAGTATCAAGGGTCAGCACACCTTTAAAAGGGAGTATCAAAGCACAAAAAGAAGCGATGTTGGCATAAATATCATAAATTCTGATGCGAAATATAGCTTTGAAGGAGTGATTAGGCTAAGGGCATTAAGTGAAATTTTAAAAACGGCGCTTCGAGAAAAGATCAGAGAAGATAAGGGCCAAACATATGGCTTTAGCCTAAATACCAAGCTCGCACGCTATCCTTTTGAGCATTCAGATATGCTAATTAGTTTTACTTGTGATCCTACAAACACGGACAAGATCATCACCGAGATAAAGCAGATAATAGCTAGCATCAAGAGTAGTGGCGCGATCTTGCCAAAGCATTTGGAGGATTTTAAGGCACAGAGTGAAATTTCTATAAAAAAAGATTACGAAAAGCCTGAATTTTGGCAAAAGCTCATCATCTCAAATAAAATTTTTAACACGCCACTTTATACGGCTGATGAGTACATAAGTGCGGTAAAAGCCATCACAAATGACGACATCAAAGAGGCTGCAAAGCTATATCTTGATGAGAAAAATATGGTGATAAGTATAAATAATCCAAAGTAG
- a CDS encoding transporter substrate-binding domain-containing protein: MKKIFALLLTAFVALCANELKFGTAANYPPFEYIDENNKITGFDIELIDEISKRAGFSYKIINMSFDGLIPALKAGKINGIISAMSATSDRLKSIDFTKPYYLTENLYLKKKGNDALKAKEELAGKRVGVQQGTVQELAANAINGVKVVPSEDTVPLIMGLKVGKFDAVILDSSIGYGFIKKNPELEAFFKEVDGSEGFSIAFDKGKESALIEKINQILDDMKKDGSCEALLKKYDLK; encoded by the coding sequence ATGAAAAAGATCTTTGCTCTTTTACTCACAGCTTTTGTTGCTCTTTGTGCAAATGAGCTAAAATTTGGCACAGCGGCGAACTATCCGCCATTTGAATATATCGATGAGAACAACAAAATAACAGGCTTTGATATCGAGCTAATTGATGAAATTTCAAAGCGTGCAGGCTTTTCATACAAGATCATAAATATGAGTTTTGACGGCCTCATCCCAGCACTTAAAGCCGGCAAAATAAATGGCATTATAAGTGCGATGAGTGCGACTTCAGATAGACTAAAGTCGATTGATTTTACAAAGCCATACTATCTAACTGAAAATCTTTACCTAAAGAAAAAAGGTAATGACGCACTAAAGGCTAAAGAAGAGCTAGCTGGCAAAAGAGTTGGCGTGCAACAAGGCACCGTCCAAGAGCTAGCAGCAAATGCTATAAATGGCGTAAAAGTAGTGCCTTCAGAAGATACTGTGCCACTCATCATGGGATTAAAAGTTGGTAAATTTGACGCAGTCATCCTTGATAGCTCTATCGGATATGGCTTTATCAAGAAAAATCCAGAACTTGAAGCATTTTTCAAAGAAGTTGATGGTAGTGAGGGCTTTTCAATAGCTTTTGATAAAGGAAAAGAGAGTGCGTTAATAGAAAAAATAAATCAAATTTTAGATGATATGAAAAAAGACGGAAGCTGCGAAGCTTTACTTAAAAAATACGATCTAAAATAA